The region GTCTGCGACCCCGCGCACGTCCTCAGGGCGCACCCCGCAGCCGTCCAGGAGCGACCGGTAGAAGGGCACGGTGCGGTAGGCCCGGGCCACCACGGAGCGCAGCTTGCGGTCCCGAAACCCGGCGAGCTCCTCCCGGGAGGCGGCCGGGTGACGCCACAGCCGCGCCAGGGTGTGCAGGTGCTCGCCCCTCACGGCGCCGCGCCTTCGTCCCCCGGCTGCTCCAGGGCCGCCAGGAGCCGGGCGGCTTCGGCCCGAGCACCGGGGAAATCGGCGGACCCGTCCGGCTCCCGTTGCGCCACGAACCACAGGAACGTGTGCCGCCTTCCGAAATCGGTCTCGGCCGCGTGGTCGGCCCGCAGCACCGAGAACCCTGCGCCTCGCAGCGCCCCCTGCGCCCCCTGGCTGCCCAGCGAGCTCCAGTACATGGGCACGCCCAGCCAGCCCGGGTCGTAGAGCCCGCCGAAGGGCCGCGACGCCAGATTGGCCAGGAAGAGCCCCCCGGGGCGCAGCCAGCCGTGGATCCGGGCCATCATCCCCGGCTGTTCCCGGCGGGGCAGATGGATGAGGGAGTAGAACGCGGCGACCGCGTCGAACGATCCCGCCGGAAAGTCGAGCTCGGCCATGTCTCCCCGCAGGAAACGGCCGCCGGCCACTCGCTCCCGGGCCAGACGGACGTTCTCGGCGGAGAGGTCCACGCCGGTGACCTCCAGGCCCCGCTGCGCCCAGAGGGCCGCCTCGGCCCCCGGCCCGCACCCGAGGTCTAGGACTGCCGACCCCCGGGGCAGGCTCCCGGCCAGGGCCGCGGCCCATCGGCCCCGCCGTCGATTGCCGCCGCAGGAGAGCGACCACTGCGCGTACGCGGGAGCCATGGCGTCGTAGCCCTCGCCGACCAGGCGCTTGGCCCTCTTCCCGTTCCAGGGCAGCGCCAGGAAGCGGGCGCGGAGCCTGCGGCGCAGGATCCCCACGACCTCGGCCAGGGACCGGCGGCTCCCCGTGCCGGCTCCCTGGGAGGGACCCTCACCCTCCCGGCTTGGCAGACCAGTACTCCCGCAAGGTCGCGATCTTGTCACCTCGGAACTCCAGAATGGCCACTTCCCGGATGTGCCGGGGCACGCGCTTTCGCACGTCTCGAAACCGGGCCTCCCACTCCGCGATGGCCGTGTCGCCGTCCAGGTAGAGGTGCAGCAGGGCAAAGCGGATGTCGGCCTGCCCCCGCACCACCGTCTCCTCCCAGTACCGGCGAAGCCCCTCGTGGCCGCGGCAGGGCTCCTCGAACGCCCGCTCCCGATAGGTGGCGTCCTCGGTGAAGATGGTCAGGATCTTCTCGGGGTCCCGCCCTTCCCACGCTTCCCGGTAGGTCTCCAGCACTTCCAGCACCCGGGCTCTCTCCAACATCGCTTCCTCCTCGGCGCACCGGGCCCGCCCGGCTCACTGCCGCCAGGCCGCCACCCGGTTGTACACCCAGGCGATCACCACGCCGGCCGCCGCCCCCGCGGCAAACCCCCAGGCCGCTCCGACGAAGCTCCCGGCAAAGGTGACCCGGTACCCGATGAAGTACTGGGAGAGGAGGCTCAGGTGGGGCCCCACCGGGGGCCCTCCCTTGAGCACGAGCCAGTTGGTGGCAGCGAAGATCGCGAGCGCGCCCAGGAGGCCCAGGGTCAGGGCCAGGACCTTGGCGTCGAGTCGCAGGACGCCCCGCAGGAGGTCCTGGACCTCGGGGGAGGAGCCGGGAGGGTTCTTCATGGCGCCGCCTCCGTCAGGGGTGACTGGGGAAGATCACACGCGGTCCAGGATGTTTCGCAGCGACACCGACTCCTCGCGCCTGCGCACCCGGTACACGTAGAGGGCCAGGGAAAAGTTGCGCAGCCACGCGAAGACCCAGCCGAAGGCGAAGCCCACGGTACAGCCGTACCAGAGGCCCACGAAAGCACCGCCCCACGTGACCCGGTATCCCGGGAAGTACTGGGCCAGCAGCCCGAGCTTCGGGCCCACCACCGGCCCTCCCTTCACCACGAGCCACAGGGTCGCCAGGAAGAGGCCGAGCCCCGCCGCGGTGCCCACCGCCGCCCCGAAGGCCACCTTGTCCAGGCGGGCGAGCGCCCGCTGCAGCACCGCCTCGTAGAGGCGCCCCCCCTTGGCGGTGCCCTGTTCCTCCAGGTACTCGTCCTCCTCGTTCACGTCCCACACGTCGTGCCGGGCCCCCAGGGCGTTCTGGGCCGCCAGGATGCCGGTGAGCATGGAGTGGTCCATGTTGTTGTAGCGGTGCATCCCGCTGCGGCCGGCGGTCTGGAGGTTCTCGAAACCCGCCAGGTGGCTGCGCACCACCGCCAGGTGCTCCTGGTAGTCCTGGTCGTATACGGGGTAGGCGTCGGGCTGGCGCACCACCACGTGGTCCACGACCTCGGAGGCCCGGGCGAGGCCGAGCCGCTCCAGCTCCCGGGCCGCCAGGGCCCCCAGCTCCGCGTCGGGGCGGCACCACAGCTCGTCGCCCTCGTTGCAGAAGTACTCCATCCCGACCCCGGCGCGCCCCGGCTCGGGGACCATCTCGGGGCTCCAGTTGCCGAAGTTCTGGATGCGCCCCACCTGCACCTCGGGGCTGTGGACGTAGATCCACTGGTCCGGGAAGAGCCCGGCCCGGTCCAGGATGAGCCCCACCATGAGAAACGACCGATGGGAGAGCCGCGCGGCGGCCTCGACCACCTGGGACGGCGGTGCGGGCTCCAGGAGCCCCGGAAGCTTCTGGAGGGGAAGGGTGGAGATGACCCGGCTCACCGGGAGCTCCCGCGCCTGCCCCCCCTCCCGCACGCGCACCGCGGTCACCCGGCCGTTACGGCCGTCGTGGCCGTCCCCACAGACCAGCCCCGTCACCTCGGTGCCGAGGCAGACCCTTCCTCCTCCGGCCTCGATCCGCTCCCGAAACCGCTCCCACATCATACCGGGGCCCCGCCGGGGATAGTCGAAGGCGTCGATCAGGCTCTTGGCCTTTCCCGCGCCCAGGAGGGCCTTGGCCACGGCGGTGGCCAGGGAGAGCCCCTTGATCCGCTGGGCCGCCCAGTCCGCCCGGATCCGGGTGCAGGGGATGCCCCACACCTTCTCCGTATAGGTGCGAAAGAAGGTCTCGTACAGGCGGCGCCCGAAGCGGTTGGCCACCCACTCCTCGAAGCTCTCCTCCCGGGGGCTGGGGGCGATTCTCGCACGGACGTAGCTCGCGAGGATGAGCAGGCTCTCCAGGGGGCCCAGGTTGGCCAGGGTGTTGGAGATGACCAGGGGGTAGCGGAAGAACCGGCCGTTGTAGTAGATGCGCGAGAGCCGCGGCACCCGGAGGAAGTCTTCGCCGAGCACCTGGTGCCAGAGGCGCTCGATCCCCTCGTTCTTCGTGAAGAACCGGTGGCCGCCCACGTCGAATCCGTAGCCCCGGTGCACCTCGGTGCGGGCGATGCCGCCGACGGCGGCGCCCTTCTCCAGGACGAGCGGCGCCACACCCCGCTGCACCAGCTCGTAGGCGGCCGCCAGGCCCGCGGGCCCGGCCCCCAGCACCGCGACCGGCTCACCCCCCATCGGCGGCTCCCCCCGCAAACCCCCACGCACTGCGCCGCCGCCGGTGCCCCGCCCCCAGCCGGTGGCGCAGCAAGCCCGCCGCAAACGCCAGTCCGCAGTAGAAGAAGTAGAGCCAGTGCCAGAAGAGGGACCGGGCCAGGAACCCCCCTGCGCGCTT is a window of Thermodesulfobacteriota bacterium DNA encoding:
- a CDS encoding class I SAM-dependent methyltransferase: MGILRRRLRARFLALPWNGKRAKRLVGEGYDAMAPAYAQWSLSCGGNRRRGRWAAALAGSLPRGSAVLDLGCGPGAEAALWAQRGLEVTGVDLSAENVRLARERVAGGRFLRGDMAELDFPAGSFDAVAAFYSLIHLPRREQPGMMARIHGWLRPGGLFLANLASRPFGGLYDPGWLGVPMYWSSLGSQGAQGALRGAGFSVLRADHAAETDFGRRHTFLWFVAQREPDGSADFPGARAEAARLLAALEQPGDEGAAP
- a CDS encoding nuclear transport factor 2 family protein; amino-acid sequence: MLERARVLEVLETYREAWEGRDPEKILTIFTEDATYRERAFEEPCRGHEGLRRYWEETVVRGQADIRFALLHLYLDGDTAIAEWEARFRDVRKRVPRHIREVAILEFRGDKIATLREYWSAKPGG
- a CDS encoding FAD-dependent oxidoreductase — encoded protein: MGGEPVAVLGAGPAGLAAAYELVQRGVAPLVLEKGAAVGGIARTEVHRGYGFDVGGHRFFTKNEGIERLWHQVLGEDFLRVPRLSRIYYNGRFFRYPLVISNTLANLGPLESLLILASYVRARIAPSPREESFEEWVANRFGRRLYETFFRTYTEKVWGIPCTRIRADWAAQRIKGLSLATAVAKALLGAGKAKSLIDAFDYPRRGPGMMWERFRERIEAGGGRVCLGTEVTGLVCGDGHDGRNGRVTAVRVREGGQARELPVSRVISTLPLQKLPGLLEPAPPSQVVEAAARLSHRSFLMVGLILDRAGLFPDQWIYVHSPEVQVGRIQNFGNWSPEMVPEPGRAGVGMEYFCNEGDELWCRPDAELGALAARELERLGLARASEVVDHVVVRQPDAYPVYDQDYQEHLAVVRSHLAGFENLQTAGRSGMHRYNNMDHSMLTGILAAQNALGARHDVWDVNEEDEYLEEQGTAKGGRLYEAVLQRALARLDKVAFGAAVGTAAGLGLFLATLWLVVKGGPVVGPKLGLLAQYFPGYRVTWGGAFVGLWYGCTVGFAFGWVFAWLRNFSLALYVYRVRRREESVSLRNILDRV